A genomic stretch from Empedobacter stercoris includes:
- a CDS encoding T9SS type A sorting domain-containing protein encodes MLGFYNENNEFDLVGGLIFYFDGEIAYKHMKNSVTVGTWTPKKWYNVKAEVDLNAKKVIYYLDHVKIQETIIDDVNKDITEVDFSFDNYGSSFFVDNVTIIDLENLGLTENNKNPISIYPNPSSTYININTTEKIKTVTVTDLTGKIILNQQDSNKIDIHHLSNGVYLININTDNSQSIQKFIKK; translated from the coding sequence ATGTTAGGCTTTTATAACGAAAACAATGAGTTCGATTTGGTTGGTGGTTTGATATTTTACTTTGATGGAGAAATTGCATACAAACACATGAAAAATAGTGTAACAGTTGGTACATGGACACCTAAAAAATGGTACAATGTGAAAGCTGAAGTCGATTTAAATGCAAAAAAAGTTATTTACTATTTAGATCATGTAAAAATTCAAGAAACAATTATAGATGATGTGAATAAAGATATTACCGAAGTAGATTTTAGTTTTGATAATTATGGTTCAAGTTTTTTTGTAGATAATGTAACTATTATTGATTTAGAAAATTTAGGATTAACAGAGAATAACAAGAATCCTATTTCTATTTATCCAAATCCATCTTCAACATACATTAATATTAATACTACAGAAAAAATAAAAACCGTTACCGTTACAGATTTAACAGGTAAAATAATTTTAAATCAACAAGATTCCAATAAAATCGATATTCATCATTTGTCAAATGGGGTATATCTTATCAACATTAATACAGACAACTCCCAATCAATTCAAAAATTTATAAAAAAGTAA
- the hflX gene encoding GTPase HflX yields the protein MLEKKEAQYEKVVLVGLITREQSEEKLTEYMDELEFLAYTAGATVGERFTQKMDRPDSKFFVGSGKLDEIAAFVEQYDIDTVIFDDELTPSQLKNIEKVVNKKIIDRTQLILDIFAQRAQTSYARTQVELAQYQYLLPRLTRMWTHLERQRGGIGMRGPGETEIETDRRIIRDRITLLKEKLKGIDKQMATQRKNRGALVRVALVGYTNVGKSTLMNVLSKSEVFAENKLFATLDTTVRKVVIGNLPFLLTDTVGFIRKLPTQLVESFKSTLDEVREADLLVHVVDISHASFEDHVNSVNQILAEIDSKEKPTIMVFNKIDNFSYTKQDEDDLSEKKFENYSLEDWKRTWMAKTDYPTLFISATEKDNLEELRETVYEEVKELHMKRFPYNNFLFQYYDEDEESDLEE from the coding sequence ATGTTAGAAAAGAAAGAAGCACAATACGAAAAGGTCGTTTTAGTTGGATTGATTACACGCGAACAATCCGAAGAAAAACTGACTGAATATATGGATGAATTGGAGTTCTTGGCGTATACAGCAGGAGCTACAGTTGGTGAACGTTTCACTCAAAAAATGGATCGTCCTGATTCTAAATTTTTTGTAGGAAGCGGGAAATTAGATGAAATTGCTGCATTTGTAGAGCAATATGACATTGATACAGTAATTTTTGATGATGAATTAACACCGTCTCAGTTAAAAAATATTGAGAAAGTTGTCAATAAAAAAATTATTGATAGAACACAATTGATTCTTGATATTTTTGCACAAAGAGCTCAAACTTCTTATGCAAGAACGCAAGTAGAATTGGCACAGTATCAATATTTATTACCTCGTTTAACACGAATGTGGACGCATTTAGAGCGTCAGCGAGGTGGAATTGGAATGCGTGGTCCTGGAGAAACGGAAATCGAAACTGATAGACGTATTATTCGTGATCGTATTACATTACTGAAAGAAAAACTGAAAGGAATTGACAAGCAAATGGCGACTCAACGTAAAAATCGTGGTGCATTGGTGCGCGTAGCGTTGGTTGGTTATACTAATGTTGGAAAATCGACGTTGATGAATGTTTTGTCGAAGTCAGAAGTTTTTGCAGAAAACAAGTTATTTGCAACATTAGATACAACAGTTCGTAAAGTAGTGATTGGTAATTTACCTTTCTTGTTAACGGATACGGTTGGGTTTATTCGAAAATTGCCAACACAATTGGTAGAATCCTTTAAGTCGACATTGGATGAGGTTCGTGAAGCAGATTTATTGGTTCATGTCGTCGATATTTCGCATGCAAGTTTTGAAGATCATGTTAATTCAGTGAATCAAATTTTAGCTGAAATTGATTCGAAAGAGAAGCCAACGATTATGGTTTTTAATAAAATTGATAATTTTTCTTATACGAAACAAGATGAAGATGATTTGTCTGAAAAGAAATTTGAAAACTATTCGTTAGAAGATTGGAAACGAACTTGGATGGCAAAAACGGATTATCCGACATTGTTTATTTCTGCTACAGAAAAAGATAATTTAGAAGAATTACGAGAAACGGTTTATGAAGAAGTAAAAGAACTTCACATGAAACGTTTTCCTTACAATAATTTCCTTTTTCAGTATTATGATGAGGATGAAGAGAGTGATTTGGAAGAATAA
- a CDS encoding DsrE family protein, translated as MKKIVFMLAFATTFTAQANTTQLENNQIEQSYQLKKKGKYAIMVQNKMMLMSSIMTGQEMLKNNPKSTFEIVMIAAAVKDIAEDNELKEMMKKANAAGIKFTSCEFAMNKLGVNKSQYLEFVQTTPNAFIYLFELQEKGFKQIIL; from the coding sequence ATGAAGAAGATAGTTTTTATGCTTGCTTTTGCAACTACTTTCACAGCACAAGCCAACACAACACAACTTGAAAACAACCAAATTGAACAATCGTACCAACTGAAAAAGAAAGGTAAATATGCAATTATGGTACAAAACAAAATGATGTTGATGTCATCGATTATGACTGGTCAGGAAATGTTAAAGAACAATCCGAAATCAACATTTGAAATTGTGATGATTGCTGCTGCTGTTAAGGATATAGCAGAAGATAATGAGCTAAAAGAAATGATGAAAAAAGCGAATGCAGCTGGAATTAAGTTTACTTCGTGCGAATTTGCAATGAATAAATTAGGTGTAAATAAATCTCAATATTTAGAGTTTGTGCAAACAACACCAAATGCATTTATTTATCTTTTCGAATTACAAGAAAAAGGTTTTAAACAAATTATACTTTAA
- a CDS encoding Crp/Fnr family transcriptional regulator codes for MSEFNENVVSIKAMFDNPESFGVFSKEELLEFEQEKKILNLKKGDEIIQEGNTPKGIYCVMKGTAKLFKIGFNGKEQILRFINEGDIIGYRSILSQEVFGASATAMTAIEIYYIPEKFFLKLLEINPKLAFNILQRIAKDLGEYARTITYLAQKTVRERLAEVLILLEGKLGTDKDGFINISLTREEMANLIGTATESAIRLISEFKTDELIEVEGRKIKLLDHQKLTKLGHVIL; via the coding sequence ATGTCAGAGTTTAATGAGAATGTAGTATCGATTAAAGCGATGTTTGATAACCCAGAGTCTTTTGGGGTTTTTAGTAAAGAAGAATTGTTGGAGTTCGAGCAAGAGAAAAAAATCTTGAATCTAAAAAAAGGTGACGAAATCATCCAGGAAGGAAATACGCCAAAAGGTATTTACTGTGTGATGAAAGGGACAGCAAAACTTTTTAAGATTGGTTTCAACGGAAAAGAACAAATTTTACGCTTTATTAACGAAGGTGACATCATAGGATATCGTTCAATTTTAAGTCAAGAAGTTTTTGGTGCATCTGCAACTGCGATGACTGCGATTGAAATTTATTACATTCCAGAAAAATTCTTCTTAAAATTACTGGAAATTAATCCAAAATTAGCCTTCAATATTCTACAACGAATCGCAAAAGATTTAGGAGAATATGCACGTACAATTACATATTTAGCTCAAAAAACGGTTCGCGAACGATTGGCAGAAGTTTTAATTTTATTAGAAGGCAAATTAGGTACTGATAAAGATGGTTTCATCAATATTTCTTTAACACGTGAAGAAATGGCAAATTTAATTGGAACAGCAACAGAATCTGCAATTCGATTAATTTCTGAATTTAAAACAGATGAATTGATAGAAGTTGAAGGTCGAAAAATCAAACTTTTGGATCATCAAAAATTGACGAAATTAGGTCATGTAATATTATAA
- a CDS encoding heavy metal translocating P-type ATPase: MEENCFHCGQRIEEEVIQFDEKDFCCQGCKTVYEILNVNNLKDYYDLNRNAGLRPDGKSNHQFDFLNTKEIFDKVVDFSDDGVTVVSFYVPVMHCTSCVWLLESLDTINPNIISSNVNFTQKTVQITYRDADLKLGDLARLITNLGYKPSINLKTLDKKNKSKVDRSLVSKLVIAGFCFGNIMLLSFPEYVEVFGEVKEQWLEENKGYFRWTMFALSLPVFFYSSTDYFVSAWQGLKNKYINIDVPIALGIIVIMFKSTYDIIFDISPGYFDTLAMLLFLMLTGKWFQQQTMQALAFDRDYKSFYPIAVAKLEDGYEQPILLADLKKGDRILIRNEEIIPADAILMKGEAMIDNSFVTGEARLIPKKAGDKIFAGGKQSGHAIELEIISDVNQSYLTQLWNNDAFQKEESELNALTNKISHYFTLIILIITAISAVYWYYHDSSKILEVVTSILIIACPCALGLSSPFILGHMMRIFGNKKFYVKNTSTVERMEKITDVVFDKTGTITESDEAQVQYEGKELSDYQKQLVKALIRNSNHPLSRTLYKKLNVDDHLPISNYEEIVGKGQQAEVDGHQLKVGSRSFTNAIFNENRLNQSQVFISIDGEVFGKFVYTNRYRKGLDGILKELDAYQLHVLSGDNDSEKEYLETIFPSNAKLIFNQSPTDKLEYIKQLEEDGKKVMMLGDGLNDAGALKQSTVGISISEDINSFSPSCDGILDARSFSAIPNFLKLAKTTMKFVKIAFFISFLYNIVGLSFAVSGYLQPVVAAILMPISSISVLIFATASTRIADKITKWNLD; the protein is encoded by the coding sequence ATGGAAGAGAATTGTTTTCACTGTGGTCAACGGATTGAAGAAGAGGTTATTCAGTTCGATGAAAAGGATTTTTGTTGTCAGGGTTGTAAAACGGTTTACGAGATTTTAAACGTAAATAACTTGAAAGATTATTACGATCTTAATCGTAATGCAGGTTTGCGTCCTGATGGAAAAAGTAATCATCAATTTGATTTCTTAAACACAAAAGAAATCTTTGATAAAGTTGTAGATTTTTCTGATGATGGCGTTACAGTTGTCTCCTTTTATGTACCTGTAATGCACTGTACTTCCTGTGTTTGGTTGTTAGAGAGTTTGGATACAATCAACCCAAATATCATTTCTTCTAATGTTAATTTTACTCAAAAAACTGTTCAGATTACCTATCGAGATGCGGATTTGAAATTAGGAGATTTAGCACGATTAATTACAAATCTTGGGTACAAACCATCTATTAATCTAAAAACATTAGATAAAAAGAATAAAAGCAAAGTCGATCGCTCTTTGGTGAGTAAATTGGTAATTGCAGGTTTCTGTTTTGGAAATATAATGCTTCTATCGTTCCCTGAATATGTAGAGGTTTTTGGAGAAGTAAAAGAACAATGGTTAGAAGAAAATAAAGGATATTTCCGCTGGACTATGTTCGCGTTGTCTTTGCCTGTATTCTTTTATTCTTCTACTGATTATTTTGTTTCTGCTTGGCAAGGTTTGAAAAATAAATACATCAATATCGATGTACCTATAGCTTTGGGGATAATCGTGATTATGTTCAAATCTACTTATGATATCATTTTCGATATTTCGCCCGGTTATTTCGATACATTAGCAATGTTATTGTTTTTGATGTTAACAGGAAAATGGTTTCAACAACAAACGATGCAAGCGTTAGCATTTGATAGAGATTATAAGTCATTTTACCCTATTGCAGTTGCGAAGTTAGAAGATGGATATGAACAACCTATTTTGTTGGCTGATTTAAAAAAAGGTGATCGAATATTAATCAGAAATGAAGAAATCATCCCAGCTGATGCTATTTTAATGAAAGGAGAAGCGATGATCGACAACTCGTTTGTGACAGGAGAAGCGCGTTTGATTCCTAAAAAAGCTGGAGATAAGATATTTGCAGGAGGTAAGCAGTCTGGTCATGCCATCGAATTAGAAATTATTTCGGATGTTAATCAAAGTTATTTAACCCAACTTTGGAACAATGATGCTTTTCAAAAAGAAGAATCAGAATTAAATGCATTAACCAATAAGATTAGTCATTATTTTACGTTAATTATTCTGATTATTACAGCAATTTCAGCTGTTTACTGGTATTATCACGATTCTTCTAAAATTTTAGAAGTAGTCACATCTATTCTTATTATTGCTTGTCCTTGTGCGTTAGGATTGTCCTCGCCGTTTATTTTGGGACATATGATGCGTATTTTCGGTAACAAAAAGTTTTATGTAAAAAACACATCGACTGTAGAAAGAATGGAAAAAATTACGGATGTAGTTTTTGACAAGACAGGAACAATTACAGAAAGTGACGAAGCGCAAGTACAATACGAAGGAAAAGAATTATCCGATTATCAGAAACAATTGGTAAAAGCATTAATCAGAAATTCAAATCACCCGCTTAGTCGTACGTTGTATAAAAAACTAAATGTTGACGATCATTTGCCGATTTCTAATTACGAAGAAATAGTTGGGAAAGGTCAACAAGCAGAAGTAGATGGGCATCAATTAAAAGTTGGGTCGAGAAGTTTTACCAATGCAATTTTTAATGAAAATAGATTAAATCAATCTCAAGTTTTTATATCAATTGATGGAGAAGTTTTTGGTAAATTTGTTTATACCAATCGATACCGAAAAGGATTGGATGGTATATTGAAAGAGTTGGATGCATATCAATTGCATGTTTTGTCAGGGGATAATGATTCTGAAAAAGAATATTTAGAAACGATTTTTCCATCAAATGCAAAATTGATTTTTAATCAATCACCAACGGATAAATTAGAATACATCAAACAATTGGAAGAAGATGGAAAAAAAGTGATGATGCTTGGAGATGGATTAAATGATGCTGGAGCTTTGAAACAAAGTACAGTTGGGATTTCAATCTCTGAAGATATTAACAGTTTTTCACCTTCATGTGACGGAATTTTGGATGCGAGAAGTTTTTCGGCTATTCCAAACTTTTTGAAATTAGCAAAGACAACAATGAAATTTGTAAAAATTGCATTTTTTATTAGTTTCTTATACAATATAGTTGGGCTTAGTTTTGCCGTTTCTGGATATTTACAACCAGTCGTAGCAGCGATTTTAATGCCAATAAGTTCTATTTCAGTGTTAATTTTTGCTACGGCAAGCACACGAATTGCAGATAAAATAACGAAATGGAATTTAGACTGA
- the ccoS gene encoding cbb3-type cytochrome oxidase assembly protein CcoS: protein MILVSVSLGAIFLLLFFMGYKKGQFDEDESPAVRMLKDDKKTQDKIDS, encoded by the coding sequence ATGATATTGGTTAGTGTCTCTTTGGGGGCAATTTTCCTTCTATTATTCTTTATGGGATATAAAAAGGGACAGTTTGACGAAGATGAATCTCCAGCAGTGAGAATGTTAAAAGATGATAAAAAAACACAAGATAAAATCGACTCATAA
- the ccoO gene encoding cytochrome-c oxidase, cbb3-type subunit II: MQMQTFSYDNKIVKYFLYATLFWAVMAFFFGVLVATLLFFPTLPEYIFGSDDGTIGGNIQGLINSQGTLGFGRLRMIHTTFAVFAFVGNSFFTGAYYSMQRLLKTRMYSDVLSWIVFWGWQLFIVLSFVTFILGYNTSKEYAEHEWPIDILIALVWVLFGAQMFLTIAKRRVRHLYVAIWFYIGTWAAITMLHVFNNLEIPVTFSLTAPKSYSLYSGVQDALVQWWYGHNAVAFFLTTPILGLMYYFVPKAANRPVFSYKLSIVHFWSLIFIYIWAGPHHLLYTALPGWAQALGTGFSIMLIAPSWGGMLNGLLTLRGAWDKVRENPILKFFVVALTCYGMATFEGPLLATKTLNKIGHFTDWVPAHVHVGTLGWNGFIAFGMIYYLVPKLFGTKLASVKMANAHFWIGTFGILFWVIPMYVAGWTQGLMWKQFAADGTLEYGNFLQTVTILKQWLYPLRAFGGTLYLIGSILMVINVWKTVKSGSFIANEEAEAPALAPKTASRTQGEGVHSWMERTPIVLTIGAVLTLAVGGLVEIVPTIVVKSNVPTISSVKPYTPLELEGRDLYIREGCNACHTQMIRPFRDEVKRYGEYSKAGEFVYDYPFLWGSKRTGPDLHREGGKNPDAWHYKHMWNPRSTSDGSIMPRYPWLIENKLDRELTRDKMKSMVALGVPYEQEDFDSMQVSMNKQAVAIETSIFKDANDLKDLYAKKEAEAKAEGKEFVPLRDREITALIAYLQRLGTDISAEQVETASN; this comes from the coding sequence ATGCAAATGCAGACTTTTAGTTACGACAATAAGATCGTAAAGTATTTCCTTTATGCCACATTGTTTTGGGCAGTTATGGCATTTTTCTTTGGAGTATTGGTTGCAACTTTGTTGTTTTTTCCTACGTTACCAGAATACATCTTCGGATCGGATGATGGTACAATTGGAGGGAATATTCAAGGTTTAATCAACTCGCAAGGAACACTTGGTTTTGGTAGATTAAGAATGATACACACAACATTCGCGGTATTCGCCTTTGTTGGTAACTCGTTCTTTACCGGAGCTTATTATTCAATGCAAAGATTGTTGAAAACCAGAATGTACAGCGACGTTTTAAGCTGGATCGTTTTCTGGGGATGGCAATTATTTATTGTATTATCATTTGTTACATTTATCTTAGGATACAACACTTCTAAAGAGTATGCTGAGCACGAATGGCCAATTGATATTTTAATCGCGCTAGTTTGGGTGTTGTTCGGAGCACAAATGTTCTTAACAATTGCTAAACGTCGTGTACGTCACTTGTACGTAGCTATTTGGTTCTACATCGGAACTTGGGCAGCTATTACAATGCTACACGTATTTAATAACTTAGAAATTCCAGTGACTTTTAGCTTAACAGCTCCAAAGTCTTACTCATTATATTCTGGAGTTCAAGACGCGTTAGTGCAATGGTGGTACGGACACAATGCCGTAGCATTCTTCTTAACAACTCCTATTTTAGGATTAATGTATTACTTTGTACCAAAAGCAGCAAATAGACCTGTATTCTCATACAAGTTATCTATTGTTCACTTCTGGTCATTGATTTTCATTTATATCTGGGCTGGACCTCACCACTTGCTTTATACAGCATTACCAGGTTGGGCACAAGCTTTAGGAACAGGATTCTCTATCATGTTAATCGCTCCATCTTGGGGAGGTATGTTAAATGGTTTATTAACATTACGTGGTGCATGGGATAAAGTAAGAGAAAATCCAATCTTGAAATTCTTCGTAGTTGCTTTAACTTGTTATGGTATGGCTACCTTCGAAGGACCGTTATTAGCAACAAAAACTTTAAATAAAATTGGTCACTTTACAGACTGGGTTCCTGCTCACGTACACGTAGGTACTTTAGGATGGAATGGATTTATCGCTTTTGGTATGATCTATTACTTAGTACCAAAGTTATTTGGAACTAAATTAGCATCTGTTAAGATGGCAAATGCACACTTCTGGATTGGTACTTTCGGTATCTTATTCTGGGTAATTCCTATGTATGTTGCAGGTTGGACACAAGGTTTAATGTGGAAACAATTCGCAGCTGACGGAACATTAGAATATGGTAACTTCTTACAAACAGTTACAATTCTTAAACAATGGTTATATCCATTACGTGCATTTGGAGGAACATTATATTTGATTGGATCAATTTTAATGGTTATTAATGTTTGGAAAACTGTAAAATCAGGAAGCTTTATTGCGAATGAAGAAGCAGAAGCTCCTGCATTAGCACCAAAAACAGCTTCACGTACACAAGGAGAAGGAGTACACTCTTGGATGGAAAGAACTCCTATCGTTTTAACAATCGGAGCTGTATTAACTTTAGCTGTTGGTGGTTTAGTAGAGATTGTACCTACAATTGTAGTAAAATCTAACGTACCTACAATTTCAAGTGTAAAACCATATACACCTTTAGAGTTAGAAGGACGTGATTTATATATTAGAGAAGGTTGTAACGCTTGTCACACTCAGATGATTCGTCCGTTTAGAGACGAGGTAAAACGTTATGGAGAATACTCTAAAGCAGGAGAATTTGTTTACGATTATCCATTCTTATGGGGATCAAAAAGAACAGGTCCTGACTTGCACCGTGAAGGAGGTAAAAATCCAGATGCTTGGCATTACAAACACATGTGGAATCCACGTTCTACATCAGACGGATCTATCATGCCTCGTTACCCATGGTTAATCGAAAATAAATTAGACCGTGAGTTAACGCGTGATAAAATGAAATCTATGGTTGCATTAGGAGTTCCTTATGAACAAGAAGATTTTGATAGTATGCAAGTTTCTATGAACAAACAAGCAGTAGCGATCGAAACAAGTATCTTTAAAGATGCTAATGATTTGAAAGACTTATATGCTAAAAAAGAAGCTGAAGCTAAAGCTGAAGGAAAAGAGTTTGTTCCGTTAAGAGACCGTGAGATTACTGCATTAATTGCGTATTTACAACGTTTAGGAACAGATATCAGTGCTGAACAAGTAGAGACAGCGAGTAACTAA
- a CDS encoding cbb3-type cytochrome c oxidase N-terminal domain-containing protein — protein MRQRTPAYIFIPLTLLAIILAFTMVTPVDVVPEPGFQGMVNNLLEHLKHVFAQGIFWAVLAIATVMLLIINALNKVIEVERFKRLSEVEQAQYLEEGKIGYFKRLFSSAAKKQSDKEEESIILDHGFDGIKELDNALPQWWLSLFYFGIVFMVVYVMAYSFTDFAHMDKEYEEEMVYKDKVDSIWAVQNDIDITGAIDKSNDPAIVEQGKKLFDQNCTQCHMQDGIGGIGPNLTDDYWVNHVEDSLFKNIYHIIYDGSPQNPQMRAFGQRKELSGLAIEKIASYVYYINQKEATKTVAEGAAAPQGDLVESWKQK, from the coding sequence ATGAGACAACGTACCCCGGCCTATATATTTATCCCATTAACGCTATTAGCTATAATCTTAGCGTTTACAATGGTTACGCCAGTAGATGTGGTGCCAGAACCAGGTTTTCAAGGAATGGTAAACAATTTACTTGAACATTTAAAACATGTGTTCGCACAAGGAATTTTCTGGGCAGTATTAGCAATTGCAACGGTAATGCTTTTAATTATTAATGCTTTGAACAAAGTAATCGAAGTAGAAAGATTCAAAAGATTATCAGAAGTAGAACAAGCACAGTATTTAGAAGAAGGAAAAATAGGTTATTTCAAACGCTTATTTAGTTCAGCTGCTAAAAAACAATCTGATAAAGAAGAAGAGTCTATCATCTTAGATCATGGTTTTGACGGAATCAAAGAGTTAGACAATGCTTTACCACAATGGTGGTTATCATTATTCTATTTCGGTATTGTATTTATGGTTGTTTATGTAATGGCATATAGTTTTACAGACTTCGCTCACATGGACAAAGAATACGAAGAAGAAATGGTTTATAAAGATAAAGTGGATAGTATTTGGGCAGTTCAAAATGATATTGACATCACAGGTGCTATTGATAAATCGAATGATCCAGCGATTGTAGAACAAGGAAAAAAATTATTCGATCAAAACTGTACTCAATGTCACATGCAAGATGGTATTGGAGGTATTGGACCAAACTTAACAGATGATTACTGGGTGAATCATGTTGAAGATAGTTTATTCAAAAATATCTATCACATTATTTATGATGGATCTCCACAAAATCCTCAGATGCGTGCATTCGGACAACGTAAAGAGTTATCTGGTTTAGCAATCGAGAAAATTGCTTCTTATGTGTACTACATCAACCAAAAAGAAGCTACTAAGACAGTTGCTGAAGGTGCAGCTGCTCCACAAGGAGATTTAGTAGAATCTTGGAAGCAAAAGTAA
- the ccoG gene encoding cytochrome c oxidase accessory protein CcoG — protein sequence MSVQNSDPKDEFNLNDYLEDNNQMNEDVRTSIGTMERTGERKWVYPKKPKGKFTNYRTYVSYVLLAILILTPFFKLPNGNPLFKFDVLQSQFILFGFPFFTSDFFLLAIGMITTIIFIVLFTMAYGRLFCGWVCPQTIFLEMVFRKIEYAIEGDRAKQMRLDKQEWDEEKIRKKLLKWTIFAIISFIIANVFLAYIIGADALYAVILDGPAEHIGTLIGLVIFSGMFYFVFAWFREQACTLVCPYGRFQGVLIDSHTINVTYDFKRGESTAGRAKFKKNEDRKAAGKGDCIDCGQCVVVCPTGIDIRNGIQLECVNCTACIDACDEVMVKVGLPTGLIRYASEDDIKRGEKFKFSKRLAAYTFALLLLIGAMTAFLFSRSDVESKYLKVPGTDYKVEGQYYVNQFEYTLYNKTNADQIVSIELLSHKDSKVEMYEGVNKLNMEKGQIIQGKFFLKIPTNEVKSYKEKVVIGLINQKGKVIDKYETSFSAPFKY from the coding sequence ATGAGTGTTCAAAATTCTGACCCAAAAGATGAATTTAATTTAAACGATTATTTGGAGGATAATAACCAAATGAACGAAGACGTTCGTACTTCCATTGGAACAATGGAAAGAACAGGAGAACGAAAATGGGTATATCCTAAAAAACCAAAAGGTAAGTTTACTAATTATAGGACATACGTTAGTTATGTATTGTTAGCAATATTAATCTTAACACCCTTTTTTAAATTACCAAACGGAAATCCTTTGTTCAAATTTGATGTCTTACAAAGTCAATTCATTTTATTCGGTTTCCCTTTCTTTACCTCAGACTTTTTCTTGTTAGCTATCGGAATGATTACGACCATTATTTTTATCGTATTATTTACCATGGCTTATGGACGGTTGTTTTGTGGTTGGGTATGTCCCCAAACAATATTCTTGGAAATGGTTTTCCGAAAAATAGAATATGCCATAGAAGGTGACAGAGCAAAACAAATGAGATTAGATAAACAAGAATGGGACGAAGAAAAAATTCGTAAAAAACTATTAAAATGGACCATCTTCGCTATCATTTCATTTATCATAGCAAATGTATTCTTAGCTTACATTATTGGAGCAGATGCTTTATACGCAGTTATTCTTGACGGTCCAGCAGAACATATCGGGACATTGATTGGATTAGTTATCTTTTCTGGAATGTTTTACTTTGTATTTGCATGGTTCCGAGAACAAGCTTGTACGTTGGTTTGCCCTTACGGACGTTTTCAAGGTGTACTTATTGATTCGCATACAATTAATGTAACATATGATTTCAAACGTGGTGAATCTACAGCTGGACGTGCAAAATTCAAAAAGAATGAAGATCGTAAAGCTGCTGGAAAAGGAGATTGTATCGACTGTGGACAATGTGTAGTTGTTTGCCCAACTGGTATTGATATCCGTAACGGAATCCAATTAGAATGTGTCAACTGTACAGCTTGTATCGATGCATGTGACGAAGTAATGGTAAAAGTTGGTTTACCAACAGGATTGATTCGTTATGCTTCTGAAGATGATATCAAACGTGGAGAGAAATTCAAATTCTCAAAACGTTTAGCAGCTTACACATTTGCCTTGTTATTATTGATTGGTGCTATGACAGCTTTCCTTTTCTCTCGTTCAGATGTAGAGTCTAAATACCTAAAAGTACCAGGAACAGATTATAAAGTAGAAGGTCAATATTACGTCAATCAATTTGAATATACATTATACAACAAAACAAATGCCGACCAAATTGTATCAATAGAATTATTATCACACAAAGATTCAAAAGTAGAAATGTACGAAGGTGTTAATAAATTGAACATGGAAAAAGGTCAAATCATTCAAGGGAAATTCTTCTTGAAAATTCCAACAAATGAAGTAAAATCGTACAAAGAAAAAGTGGTCATTGGATTGATCAATCAAAAAGGAAAAGTAATCGATAAATACGAAACGAGCTTCTCAGCTCCATTCAAATATTAA
- a CDS encoding FixH family protein — protein sequence MKLNWGHYVAIALGCFMTFILSLLYFAGDTGGMVTENYYEKEIHFQDEINAEKRANALAEKPEVIVQANGLLFQFPATTAADFKGDIFLMRNADETKDIKTNIRLSDRKNFLIPSVKLIDGEYELTLSWKENNQTYLIKKSIRWIPQ from the coding sequence ATGAAGTTAAATTGGGGACATTATGTAGCAATTGCCTTAGGATGTTTTATGACATTTATCCTATCATTGCTATATTTTGCAGGAGATACAGGCGGAATGGTAACGGAAAATTACTACGAAAAAGAAATACATTTTCAAGACGAAATCAACGCAGAGAAACGTGCAAATGCTTTAGCCGAAAAGCCAGAAGTAATTGTACAAGCAAATGGACTTTTGTTTCAATTTCCAGCAACTACTGCGGCAGATTTTAAAGGAGATATTTTTTTGATGCGAAACGCAGACGAAACTAAAGATATCAAAACTAACATCAGATTATCTGACCGAAAAAATTTCTTAATACCTTCTGTTAAGTTAATAGACGGAGAATATGAATTAACATTAAGCTGGAAGGAAAATAATCAAACATACTTGATTAAAAAGTCCATTCGATGGATTCCACAATAG